TTCCTGTTGAGTTTCCCGATGACCGAACGCCCGCGTCTCCCCGCCCACGCCGTCCAGCCCAAGCTCGCCCCGCATCCGCGCATCCGCAACGTCATCGCCGTCGGCTCCGGCAAGGGCGGGGTGGGCAAGTCCACCACCGCCGTGAACCTGGCCCTGGCCCTGCAGCGCCAGGGCGCGCGCGTGGGCGTGCTGGATGCCGACGTCTACGGCCCCAGCGTGCCGGCCATGCTCGGCCTGAGCGGGCGCCCGGACAGTCCGGACGACAAGAGCATCGAGCCGATGCGCGCCTTCGGCATCGAGGCGATGTCGATCGGGCTGCTGGTGGACCAGGACACGCCGATGATCTGGCGTGGTCCGATGGCGACCTCGGCGCTGACCCAACTGTTCGCCGATACCCTGTGGGACGACCTGGACTACCTGCTGATCGACCTGCCGCCCGGCACCGGCGACATCCAGCTGACCCTGGCACAGAAGATCCCGGTGGCCGGTGCGGTGATCGTCACCACCCCGCAGGACATCGCCACGCTGGATGCGAAGAAGGCGCTGAAGATGTTCGAGAAGGTCGAGGTGCCGGTGCTGGGCATCGTCGAGAACATGGCGGTGCACACCTGCAGCCAGTGCGGCCATGTCGAGCACCTGTTCGGCGAGGGCGGCGGCCAGCGCATGGCGCAGCAGTACGGTGTGCCGCTGCTGGGGTCGCTGCCGCTGGCGATCGCAATCCGCGAGCAGGGCGACGCCGGCACCCCGGTGGTGGCGGCGGCGCCCGAGTCGGCCGCGGCGCAGGCCTACCTGGCCACCGCGCAGCGCCTGACCGAGGAACTGCGCAAGCGCCCGCGCGCCGCCATCCCGATCTCCGCGGCCTTGCGCTGAGCGGCGCGCGGCGCCTGCCGCGAACGCCCCGCGACCGGTAGAATCGCCGGTCATTGCGGCCGGCCCCATCGGTCGGCCGCGCTCCCGGCGCGCAGGCTGCGGCCGCCGCCACCGCATCAG
This genomic stretch from Xanthomonas sacchari harbors:
- the apbC gene encoding iron-sulfur cluster carrier protein ApbC is translated as MTERPRLPAHAVQPKLAPHPRIRNVIAVGSGKGGVGKSTTAVNLALALQRQGARVGVLDADVYGPSVPAMLGLSGRPDSPDDKSIEPMRAFGIEAMSIGLLVDQDTPMIWRGPMATSALTQLFADTLWDDLDYLLIDLPPGTGDIQLTLAQKIPVAGAVIVTTPQDIATLDAKKALKMFEKVEVPVLGIVENMAVHTCSQCGHVEHLFGEGGGQRMAQQYGVPLLGSLPLAIAIREQGDAGTPVVAAAPESAAAQAYLATAQRLTEELRKRPRAAIPISAALR